A window from Osmia lignaria lignaria isolate PbOS001 chromosome 8, iyOsmLign1, whole genome shotgun sequence encodes these proteins:
- the LOC117606460 gene encoding protein OPI10 homolog: MLGIIVSGRLVQTDFQQIGENQFLITVPDADNINHIVVFLTGTIPFPDGTGGAVYFSWPDPTAPPNWQFLGYISNVKPSAIFKISTLKKNHEFENSNLGIFGVGKISHVAQIGVSVEPLGAIEQLAASVTEATSNSFLEFVQKMLTSFLNYVTSFSVTQAQMAPNPNENYVPLSTIQGWYETFERRLQQNPNFWKA, translated from the exons ATGCTCGGTATAATTGTGTCTGGACGACTT GTACAAACGGATTTCCAACAAATAggagaaaatcaatttttgatAACAGTACCTGATGCGGATAACATCAATCACATTGTTGTTTTTCTGACAGGTACCATACCATTTCCCGATGGGACAGGTGGTGCAG TGTATTTCAGTTGGCCAGACCCAACTGCTCCACCTAATTGGCAGTTTCTTGGATACATTTCAAACGTTAAACCATCGGCAATATTCAAGATATCGACGTTGAAAAAGAACCATGAATTTGAGAATAGTAATCTAGGAATTTTTGGGGTGGGAAAAATTTCGCACGTAGCACAAATAGGCGTTTCGGTTGAACCTCTCGGGGCCATCGAACAGTTAGCAGCTTCTGTGACCGAAGCCACGTCGAATTCGTTCCTGGAGTTTGTTCAAAAAATGCTTACCAGCTTTTTAAATTACGTTACAAGTTTCTCTGTGACTCAAGCACAAATGGCCCCAAATCCGAACGAAAATTATGTCCCGCTATCAACTATTCAAGGATGGTACGAAACTTTTGAGAGGAGATTACAACAAAATCCAAATTTTTGGAAAGCATGA
- the LOC117606416 gene encoding phosphatidylinositol-3,5-bisphosphate 3-phosphatase MTMR3 isoform X2, producing the protein MDNSEEPTSLQSICHIHASELFPKHAHFECEDQTLTVPFTPLSGESIVALGRTSDGILALSNYRLYLQLSQTCYNIPLGLIEQLEVKEIFFLHIACKDARSLSCAFSTNEHCLEWFKRLHKLTYPRKNIEDIFAFAYYAWSVEEGKDSLKLGKDNASYSGTFNSEVERLKFNLHGTWRISQMNKDYRMCPSYPPLLLVPACISDKILETVAKFRSSRRIPAVVWRHVKNGAVIARSSQPEVGWLGWRSAEDEDLLKALADACSYDKGESTMVDSSIIYPDNSDDGVAGNSSKKVLIVDARSYTTAVANRARGGGCECPEYYPSCDIQFMNLPNIHSIRKSFHAVRQLCASDADQPNWLSLLEGTRWLQHMSGLLRAAVTVASAIERDGRPVLVHCSDGWDRTPQIVALAQILLDPYYRTMEGFQILCEREWLDFGHKFADRCGQTVGCEDPNERCPVFLQWLDCVHQLILQFKCSFQISPAYLVKLAQHTYSQLFGTFLCNTRQERLQLRIRERTFSVWRFLNSSSFVNHLYSPLKNQVLWPSCNVRDLVLWSEVYLGSMESSLGIRDDKQRVTMIDIEGGDNEEPQGQMTKTRSYGDLMHAPDHTAYLHRRLSDPSISVEKKFDSLTLDTESEEKIENQVENCKSERVDENRVEKFDETETQYARVQVLNDSPVNPSVDSSTDTLIPSNDSLVGVMNVDKETKVVKNSPSDMVSPWIENNTIGRTVCSCSRNYNQNQNQNQNQNQNQNQNEGSSDVSDTSAPLISRTPSSICPASPTHQDATADNLDRLDDADGLPVIQCDVQMRVQQIIVEHKLKEEALRKELHTTRLALIKQVCNHNADTERVDDIGSLPDSVGSTGDHGESLPSDMSWEAVEELGPAPTLWVPDHAVSRCMGCDTEFWLGRRKHHCRCCGKIFCADCSENSTPLPSEQLYNPVRVCSECFSRLHRHASPCQCNVRHQNKGENDAELSSNSESLITCQRSKGLHLTKDSCCDNLLQAAHQKTQPPPVTAATIETVY; encoded by the exons ATGGATAATTCAGAAGAGCCAACAAGTTTGCAGTCCATTTGTCATATACATGCTTCAGAGTTATTTCCAAAGCATGCACATTTCGAATGCGAAGATCAGACTCTTACAGTTCCATTTACACCATTGAGCGGGGAATCTATCGTAGCACTTGGACGTACATCGGATGGAATATTGGCCCTTTCAAATTACAGACTCTATTTACAATTAAGTCAGACGTGTTACAATATCCCATTGGGTTTAATAGAGCAATTAGaagttaaagaaatttttttcttgCATATTGCTTGTAAAGACGCACGTTCGCTAAG TTGCGCCTTTTCCACAAACGAACACTGTTTGGAATGGTTCAAACGACTACATAAACTGACTTATCCACGTAAAAATATAGAAGATATATTTGCTTTTGCTTATTACGCCTGGTCCGTAGAAGAAGGTAAAGATAGCTTGAAGCTTGGAAAAGATAACGCTTCTTACAGTGGTACTTTTAATTCTGAG GTAGAACGactgaaatttaatttacacgGTACATGGCGTATAAGTCAGATGAATAAAGATTATCGAATGTGTCCGTCGTATCCACCGTTGCTTTTGGTTCCTGCTTGCATTTCCGACAAGATCCTTGAAACGGTGGCTAAATTCCGAAGTTCTCGACGAATTCCTGCCGTTGTTTGGAG GCACGTGAAGAATGGTGCGGTGATAGCACGAAGTAGTCAACCAGAAGTGGGATGGCTTGGTTGGCGAAGCGCGGAAGACGAAGATCTATTGAAGGCTCTTGCAGATGCATGCTCCTACGATAAAGGTGAATCGACGATGGTGGACTCTTCTATCATTTATCCCGATAATAGCGACGATGGTGTCGCAGGAAATAGTAGCAAA AAAGTTTTAATCGTGGACGCGAGGTCGTACACAACCGCCGTGGCAAATAGAGCGCGCGGTGGTGGTTGCGAATGTCCCGAGTATTATCCCAGTTGCGACATACAGTTTATGAATTTACCTAACATTCATTCGATACGAAAGAGCTTTCATGCGGTGAGGCAACTGTGCGCATCGGACGCGGATCAACCCAA tTGGCTTAGTCTTTTAGAAGGAACACGATGGTTACAACACATGTCTGGATTGTTACGCGCAGCTGTGACCGTAGCTTCGGCGATCGAAAGAGATGGTCGGCCAGTATTGGTTCATTGTAGCGACGGTTGGGATAGAACTCCTCAAATAGTTGCATTAGCACAGATCCTTCTCGATCCTTATTATAGAACTATGGAG GGATTCCAAATTTTATGCGAGAGAGAATGGTTAGACTTTGGACATAAATTCGCAGATCGTTGTGGGCAAACGGTTGGCTGCGAAGATCCAAACGAACGATGTCCAGTATTTTTACAATGGCTTGATTGTGTACATCAACTAATTCTACAGTTCAAATGCAGTTTTCAAATATCTCCCGCATATCTT gtTAAACTAGCGCAACACACGTATTCGCAGCTTTTCGGTACATTTCTTTGCAACACGAGGCAAGAAAGGTTACAACTGAGAATACGTGAGCGTACATTTTCGGTGTGGCGATTCCTTAATTCCAGTTCGTTCGTAAATCATTTGTATTCACCGTTAAAAAATCAA GTATTATGGCCAAGTTGTAACGTACGCGACCTCGTTTTATGGTCCGAAGTATATTTAGGTTCTATGGAATCTTCTCTCGGTATCAGGGACGATAAACAGAGGGTAACGATGATTGATATCGAGGGTGGCGATAACGAGGAACCACAGGGACAAATGACTAAAACTCGATCGTACGGCGATCTGATGCATGCTCCCGATCATACGGCCTATCTACATCGTAGACTTAGCGATCCGAGTATTTCGGTGGAAAA AAAATTTGATTCTTTGACGCTGGACACAGAAAGCGAAGAAAAGATTGAAAATCAGGTTGAAAATTGTAAGAGCGAAAGAGTCGATGAAAATAGAGTGGAAAAGTTTGATGAAACGGAAACACAGTACGCGAGGGTACAGGTGTTGAACGATTCGCCGGTAAATCCTTCGGTGGATAGCTCGACAGACACTTTAATACCTAGCAACGATTCTTTGGTTGGTGTAATGAACGTCGATAAGGAAAC TAAGGTTGTGAAAAATTCACCGTCGGACATGGTATCACCATGGATCGAGAACAACACAATTGGTCGAACCGTTTGCTCGTGTAGTCGTAATTATAATCAGAATCAGAATCAGAATCAGAATCAGAATCAGAATCAGAATCAGAACGAGGGTAGCAGCGACGTTAGCGATACCAGTGCACCGTTAATATCGAGAACACCCAGCAGCATTTGTCCGGCTTCGCCGACTCATCAGGACGCGACGGCAGATAATCTGGACAGGCTGGACGATGCCGATGGTCTTCCAGTTATTCAGTGCGACGTTCAGATGCGCGTGCAACAGATTATCGTCGAACACAAG TTAAAAGAGGAAGCGCTAAGAAAAGAATTACATACAACGAGATTGGCTTTGATAAAACAAGTTTGTAATCACAACGCAGACACTGAACGCGTCGACGATATC GGATCGTTACCCGATTCGGTAGGAAGTACCGGAGATCATGGGGAATCATTACCTTCGGATATGTCTTGGGAAGCAGTCGAAGAATTAGGTCCTGCTCCTACTCTGTGGGTACCGGATCACGCGGTGAGTCGATGCATGGGATGCGATACGGAGTTTTGGCTCGGAAGGCGTAAGCATCACTGCAG GTGCTGTGGTAAAATCTTTTGCGCGGATTGTTCGGAGAACTCGACGCCGTTACCTAGCGAGCAGTTGTACAATCCCGTCAGGGTTTGTAGCGAGTGTTTCTCTCGACTTCACCGCCACGCAAGTCCCTGTCAGTGCAACGTGCGTCATCAGAACAAGGGAGAGAACGATGCGGAGCTCTCGTCGAATTCCGAAAGTTTGATAACTTGTCAACGATCGAAAGGTTTGCACCTGACGAAGGACAGTTGTTGCGACAATCTATTGCAGGCTGCGCATCAAAAAACCCAACCTCCTCCGGTCACAGCGGCCAcg ATCGAGACGGTGTATTGA
- the LOC117606416 gene encoding phosphatidylinositol-3,5-bisphosphate 3-phosphatase MTMR3 isoform X1 translates to MDNSEEPTSLQSICHIHASELFPKHAHFECEDQTLTVPFTPLSGESIVALGRTSDGILALSNYRLYLQLSQTCYNIPLGLIEQLEVKEIFFLHIACKDARSLSCAFSTNEHCLEWFKRLHKLTYPRKNIEDIFAFAYYAWSVEEGKDSLKLGKDNASYSGTFNSEVERLKFNLHGTWRISQMNKDYRMCPSYPPLLLVPACISDKILETVAKFRSSRRIPAVVWRHVKNGAVIARSSQPEVGWLGWRSAEDEDLLKALADACSYDKGESTMVDSSIIYPDNSDDGVAGNSSKKVLIVDARSYTTAVANRARGGGCECPEYYPSCDIQFMNLPNIHSIRKSFHAVRQLCASDADQPNWLSLLEGTRWLQHMSGLLRAAVTVASAIERDGRPVLVHCSDGWDRTPQIVALAQILLDPYYRTMEGFQILCEREWLDFGHKFADRCGQTVGCEDPNERCPVFLQWLDCVHQLILQFKCSFQISPAYLVKLAQHTYSQLFGTFLCNTRQERLQLRIRERTFSVWRFLNSSSFVNHLYSPLKNQVLWPSCNVRDLVLWSEVYLGSMESSLGIRDDKQRVTMIDIEGGDNEEPQGQMTKTRSYGDLMHAPDHTAYLHRRLSDPSISVEKKFDSLTLDTESEEKIENQVENCKSERVDENRVEKFDETETQYARVQVLNDSPVNPSVDSSTDTLIPSNDSLVGVMNVDKETKVVKNSPSDMVSPWIENNTIGRTVCSCSRNYNQNQNQNQNQNQNQNQNEGSSDVSDTSAPLISRTPSSICPASPTHQDATADNLDRLDDADGLPVIQCDVQMRVQQIIVEHKLKEEALRKELHTTRLALIKQVCNHNADTERVDDIGSLPDSVGSTGDHGESLPSDMSWEAVEELGPAPTLWVPDHAVSRCMGCDTEFWLGRRKHHCRCCGKIFCADCSENSTPLPSEQLYNPVRVCSECFSRLHRHASPCQCNVRHQNKGENDAELSSNSESLITCQRSKGLHLTKDSCCDNLLQAAHQKTQPPPVTAATVFPTKRRANDAHHG, encoded by the exons ATGGATAATTCAGAAGAGCCAACAAGTTTGCAGTCCATTTGTCATATACATGCTTCAGAGTTATTTCCAAAGCATGCACATTTCGAATGCGAAGATCAGACTCTTACAGTTCCATTTACACCATTGAGCGGGGAATCTATCGTAGCACTTGGACGTACATCGGATGGAATATTGGCCCTTTCAAATTACAGACTCTATTTACAATTAAGTCAGACGTGTTACAATATCCCATTGGGTTTAATAGAGCAATTAGaagttaaagaaatttttttcttgCATATTGCTTGTAAAGACGCACGTTCGCTAAG TTGCGCCTTTTCCACAAACGAACACTGTTTGGAATGGTTCAAACGACTACATAAACTGACTTATCCACGTAAAAATATAGAAGATATATTTGCTTTTGCTTATTACGCCTGGTCCGTAGAAGAAGGTAAAGATAGCTTGAAGCTTGGAAAAGATAACGCTTCTTACAGTGGTACTTTTAATTCTGAG GTAGAACGactgaaatttaatttacacgGTACATGGCGTATAAGTCAGATGAATAAAGATTATCGAATGTGTCCGTCGTATCCACCGTTGCTTTTGGTTCCTGCTTGCATTTCCGACAAGATCCTTGAAACGGTGGCTAAATTCCGAAGTTCTCGACGAATTCCTGCCGTTGTTTGGAG GCACGTGAAGAATGGTGCGGTGATAGCACGAAGTAGTCAACCAGAAGTGGGATGGCTTGGTTGGCGAAGCGCGGAAGACGAAGATCTATTGAAGGCTCTTGCAGATGCATGCTCCTACGATAAAGGTGAATCGACGATGGTGGACTCTTCTATCATTTATCCCGATAATAGCGACGATGGTGTCGCAGGAAATAGTAGCAAA AAAGTTTTAATCGTGGACGCGAGGTCGTACACAACCGCCGTGGCAAATAGAGCGCGCGGTGGTGGTTGCGAATGTCCCGAGTATTATCCCAGTTGCGACATACAGTTTATGAATTTACCTAACATTCATTCGATACGAAAGAGCTTTCATGCGGTGAGGCAACTGTGCGCATCGGACGCGGATCAACCCAA tTGGCTTAGTCTTTTAGAAGGAACACGATGGTTACAACACATGTCTGGATTGTTACGCGCAGCTGTGACCGTAGCTTCGGCGATCGAAAGAGATGGTCGGCCAGTATTGGTTCATTGTAGCGACGGTTGGGATAGAACTCCTCAAATAGTTGCATTAGCACAGATCCTTCTCGATCCTTATTATAGAACTATGGAG GGATTCCAAATTTTATGCGAGAGAGAATGGTTAGACTTTGGACATAAATTCGCAGATCGTTGTGGGCAAACGGTTGGCTGCGAAGATCCAAACGAACGATGTCCAGTATTTTTACAATGGCTTGATTGTGTACATCAACTAATTCTACAGTTCAAATGCAGTTTTCAAATATCTCCCGCATATCTT gtTAAACTAGCGCAACACACGTATTCGCAGCTTTTCGGTACATTTCTTTGCAACACGAGGCAAGAAAGGTTACAACTGAGAATACGTGAGCGTACATTTTCGGTGTGGCGATTCCTTAATTCCAGTTCGTTCGTAAATCATTTGTATTCACCGTTAAAAAATCAA GTATTATGGCCAAGTTGTAACGTACGCGACCTCGTTTTATGGTCCGAAGTATATTTAGGTTCTATGGAATCTTCTCTCGGTATCAGGGACGATAAACAGAGGGTAACGATGATTGATATCGAGGGTGGCGATAACGAGGAACCACAGGGACAAATGACTAAAACTCGATCGTACGGCGATCTGATGCATGCTCCCGATCATACGGCCTATCTACATCGTAGACTTAGCGATCCGAGTATTTCGGTGGAAAA AAAATTTGATTCTTTGACGCTGGACACAGAAAGCGAAGAAAAGATTGAAAATCAGGTTGAAAATTGTAAGAGCGAAAGAGTCGATGAAAATAGAGTGGAAAAGTTTGATGAAACGGAAACACAGTACGCGAGGGTACAGGTGTTGAACGATTCGCCGGTAAATCCTTCGGTGGATAGCTCGACAGACACTTTAATACCTAGCAACGATTCTTTGGTTGGTGTAATGAACGTCGATAAGGAAAC TAAGGTTGTGAAAAATTCACCGTCGGACATGGTATCACCATGGATCGAGAACAACACAATTGGTCGAACCGTTTGCTCGTGTAGTCGTAATTATAATCAGAATCAGAATCAGAATCAGAATCAGAATCAGAATCAGAATCAGAACGAGGGTAGCAGCGACGTTAGCGATACCAGTGCACCGTTAATATCGAGAACACCCAGCAGCATTTGTCCGGCTTCGCCGACTCATCAGGACGCGACGGCAGATAATCTGGACAGGCTGGACGATGCCGATGGTCTTCCAGTTATTCAGTGCGACGTTCAGATGCGCGTGCAACAGATTATCGTCGAACACAAG TTAAAAGAGGAAGCGCTAAGAAAAGAATTACATACAACGAGATTGGCTTTGATAAAACAAGTTTGTAATCACAACGCAGACACTGAACGCGTCGACGATATC GGATCGTTACCCGATTCGGTAGGAAGTACCGGAGATCATGGGGAATCATTACCTTCGGATATGTCTTGGGAAGCAGTCGAAGAATTAGGTCCTGCTCCTACTCTGTGGGTACCGGATCACGCGGTGAGTCGATGCATGGGATGCGATACGGAGTTTTGGCTCGGAAGGCGTAAGCATCACTGCAG GTGCTGTGGTAAAATCTTTTGCGCGGATTGTTCGGAGAACTCGACGCCGTTACCTAGCGAGCAGTTGTACAATCCCGTCAGGGTTTGTAGCGAGTGTTTCTCTCGACTTCACCGCCACGCAAGTCCCTGTCAGTGCAACGTGCGTCATCAGAACAAGGGAGAGAACGATGCGGAGCTCTCGTCGAATTCCGAAAGTTTGATAACTTGTCAACGATCGAAAGGTTTGCACCTGACGAAGGACAGTTGTTGCGACAATCTATTGCAGGCTGCGCATCAAAAAACCCAACCTCCTCCGGTCACAGCGGCCAcg GTGTTTCCAACGAAAAGGCGAGCCAACGATGCACACCACGGTTAA